The Pyxidicoccus sp. MSG2 DNA segment ACCTGCAGGCAGTCGTCCGCACGGAGCGCGTGGATGGCTCCGTCGACACCGAGGTGAAGGCCTCCGCGCGGATGCTCCGGCAGATTCGCGGCACCGAGCCTCGCTGAGCCGGCTCAGGCGCGTCGAATCAGGGGATGCTGCAGGACTGACGGATGAGCTCCGTCCTTCCCGAGAAGCGACGCTCCAGGTCCATCCGTGTGAGCCGTGCGTCGTTGATGCGCCGCTGCTCGAGCTGCATCGCGCACAGGGCCGCGAGTGCCTTGGGGTCGCTCAAGTCCAGCCGGTCCGCCTGGCGCAGGGACTCCTCGGCCGCCTCCGTGTTTCCCTGCCGGTACAGCGCGAGCCCCAGCTCGAAGTAGCCGATGCCCAGCCTCGGGTCTTCCTCCACCGCCTTGCGGAAGAGCTTCACCGCGTCCGCGTCCCGCCCCTCGCGCGTCCACACCCGGCCCTGCTCCACCAGCAGCCGGCCTCGCGGGAGCTGTCCCGCGAGCTCCTTCAGCACGGACATCGCCTCGTCCCCGTGCTTCGAGGCACTCAGCAGCCTCACGTAGCGCAGGCCGATGACCGCATCCCCCGGCGCCTTGCCGTACGCCTGTCTCAGTGACTCAGCCGCTCCCGCCACGTCGCCGTCCTGCTCCTGGAAGTCGGCTCGCAGCAGGTCCGGCCGGGCGTCCTTCGGTGCCACCTGTGCCGCCCGCTCCAGCGAGGTGCTCACGCAGCGCTCCATCCGCTCCACGTCACAGATGCGCGCCAGCAACAGCTGCGTCTCCAGGGCGCTGGGGTCCCTGCGCTCCGCCTCCTGCGCGAGCTCGTGGGCTTCGGCCGGCGCTCCGTCCAGCAGCAATTCCGCGGCCTCGCGCAGCTCCGCGGGCGTGGCCTTCGGGTGTTGCCGAAGCGGCATCAGGAACTGCACCCGCTCCTCCGCGCTCGTCGCCGCGCGGGCGATGGCCAGCTCCTGCTCGGGCATGTTCCTGGGCAGGAAGAGCGGGATGAGGTGGATGAGCAGGGCGACGCCACACACCACCAGGATGCTGCGCATCCCCCGGTCCAGCCTGCGCCGGTGCTGCTCTCCGGAGCCTCGCGGGTCGGCCCCTGTCGTCATCGACGGATTGTCCACGCGGCCCCTCCTCCCTCGCTGCCAGACCTCTTCCATGCCTCACCGAAGAGGCCTCCGCCATCGCTTCCCGGGCGGGCCTGTCTACACCGCCCGCAGCCGCGGCCGCAGCCCCGAGGGCAGCTCCAGGCCGCAGCTCCAGCACAGCTCGAAGTTCCCCGGGTTCTCCTCACGGCACTTCGGGCACTCCACGGAGCGCTCCGACGCCTCCTGGTTCTCCCGCAGCTCGGCGAGCAGGCCGCGCGCCTGCTCCAGCTCGTGCGGCCACAGCCACAGCTCCACCCACGTCTCGCCGCTGGGAATCTCCCCACTCAGCGGAGCGAGCGATTCGCCGCGCACCTCCACCGACACCCCCACGGCCTCCAGCGCTCCCGCCAGCAGCCGCGCTTCTCCCACCGTGCGATGCACGGAGAACTGCACGCGCTTCATCCCCCTCTCATCACAGAACACCGCGCCCCCGGCAACCCCACCTGGACCTACGTCCAGGCTCGTCCGCCGGCTACTCCTCCTCGCGCAGCTCGTGCGGCCAGACGACGTGCGCATGCCTGGGCGCTCGCGTGTGGAGCTCCGCCGTCAGCAGCGCGTCCATCTCCGCGAGTAGCGCGTCGTACACGGGGCCTGCTCCGCGCGCGGGGAGCTGCTCCGTCGCCAGGCGCACGCGGGGGGCCTCGTCCTCGAAGGCGAGCGTCACGGCCAGCCCCTCCGGTTCGCCTTGCGGCACCATGACCGCGGGGACCGGGTCTCGTCCGGCCGCCTCGAGCAGCGGGCCCAGTCTCCGGGCCTCGTCCTCGGTCAGGGCGCGCTCGGTCACCACCTCGCCCTGCTCCAGCACCTTCAGCAGCTTCAGTCCTTCCAGCCGCAGCGCCTGGGCGCCCGTGTTGGTCCGGCCATTGCGTTCATAGGTCACCATCCTCACGCGTCCATCACCTCCTCGGGCACGAGGTAGGCACCCCGGCTCGCGGCGGCATCCGGGCCCACCTCCGTCACGTCGCGCCCGCACCCGCCGGGCGTGCGTTTCCCGACAAGCGCGCGGGCCCTCCGGCCGAGTGTGCCTCCCTCGCGCGCTCCCTAGTTTGCGGCCCTCCCCTGGCACTCTCGCCAGGGGCTCCCGAGGTAGGTCCATGAGCAAGGACAGCGGCAAGACCCCCAACGATCAGCGTTCCGACAGCAAGAACCCCAACAACCCCGCGCAGAAGGCGTCGCAGGACAATCGCTCCAACCAGATGAACCCGAACAACCCCCGCCACTCGGGCAACACGTCCGACGGCAGCGGCTCGGGCGGCTCGGGCGGCTCCGGTGGCTCCGGTGGCTCGGGCGGCTCCGGTGGGACGCCGGGCCAGGGCAACAACTGGGGCGGCAACAAGAAGAGCTGAGGTCCGCTCCGTCTCTCCGCAACAACCCCAGGACCGGGGAGGTCGGCCCCAGGTCCTGGCTCCTGGCGCGGTGAGGCTCGCGGCGCTCCCTGCCGCGCTCACCGCGCCAGCGTGTTTCCTCCCGCTCCTGTCAGGGGCGGCTCAGCGGGCTCGGGGGCTGCACTCGCCCTCGCCGCGGTAGTGGCCCACCGTCCGCACCAGCGCCGTCACGAAGTCGCGCAGGTTGCGCACGCTGCCCACGCCGCCGGTGCCGTACCGGTCCGACGGCAGCTCGGTCAGGTCCACCGCGGCCAGCTCCTCCAGCGTGATGTCCCCGTCCGCACCGACGATGCCCAGCTTGTCCGCGTCGGCCAGCGCATCGAAGCGCATCTTCGCGCTCGGCGACTGCAGGTCGTCGAAGAAGAGGTGGTCACCGTGGATGGTGAGCTCCACCTTCTCCTCGCCGCCGTCCGGCACCGTGACGCCCTCGCCGAGGTCCGGATTCTCACAGTGCTCGTACACGGTGTTCGTGGGGAAACCCCAGGCGAAGCGCTTCGTCACCGAGCCCTTCGTCGCCGTGCCCTGCACGAAGACGGAGTAGCCGCCCGTCTTCATCATCGTCACGTCCTGCGCGTCCGCGTTGCCCGCCACCGCCTCCGGCCAGGGCGCAATCGCATAGCTGACGTGGTCCCAGTCCTTCGACGCCAGGTCGGTGAAGGTCTCCACCACCACCGGTCCGGGCTTGTGCACGTCGAACACCTTCGACTGCCCCTGCTGCGCGGCCGTCTCCTCCTCCGTGGCCACCTTCACCTCGCCGAGCATCACCAGGAACTTGTCGTACTTCACCGTCCAGCCGTCCACGAAGCCGGCCCCGCCTCCCGTGGCCGCGGGGATTTGCTTCTCGATGTAGTCCTCGCCGTACGTGGTGAACGTGACGGTGCCCTTGCCCTCGCCACACGCGGCCAGCCCGAGGAACGACAACCCCAGCATCCAGTTCTTCATTGCGCGGCTCCTTCTTCCCACGTCACGACGTAGGTGGTGGTGTCCTCCACGCCGCGCACCAGCGCGTTCTGCGCCTGGCTGCCAGCGGGGAACGTGTAGACGCCGTCCGCGTCCGGGTCGGTCGCGGTGGCGAAGTCGATACGGCCCAGCCACGTCCCCAGGTCCACGGCGATGCGCACCCGCCCGGCCTCCATCCCCAGGGACTTCTCGAAGCGGACCCCCGCCACGGGCGCCGGCAGGTCCGCCACCGCGTCGAAGCGCACCGCGCCTCCGTCCGCGTTGCGCGCCGTACCCCGCACCCGCACCGCGTGGCCACCCAGCGCACCCGCCGCATCCGTCGACGCAGTGGGCGTTGCGAGCGTCAGCTCCAGGGAACCGTACTCGCCCGTCACCGCGCTCGCGTCTCCGAGCGGCGCTCCTGTCAGCAGGTCGACGGTGGCGGTGGTCAGCACCTCGCCCAGCGCGTCTCCCGCCACGTAGTGCCCCGGGTGCGCCTGCGCCGTGCCGCCGATGAGCGAGTACCAGTCGAAGCGCGGCGCGCGCCGGGACAGCAGCACACGGCCATTGAAGAAGCGCACCGGACCCACGGACGCGTGCGCGGACTCCAGCGTCACCGTCCAGCCCCGCTCGTTGGCGCCGCTGGGAAGCGTCCCCGTCAGCTCGACGGGAAAGGTGCGGCGCTCTGCTTCGCTGCCGCAGCCGCTCAGGGCGAGGGCGAGCGCGCCCATCAGCACGTGTCTGCGAATCACAGGTGGACCTCCAGGGTGAGCGAGGCCATCCGTGGCGACCCCGCGGTGAAATGTCTCGCCGGCACGAGGCTCGGCACGGACTCCGGGGCGAAGCGGGAGCTGTAGACGAACTCGCCGTCGCGCCAGCGCGCGTCGAGCAGGTTCTTCACCTCCAGCCGCAGGCCCAGTTCGCCGCGCCTCACCGCCGTGTACGCGTCCGCGAGGAACACGGTGCGGCTGCGCTCGTCGAAGGGCAGCGGACGCGGGCCGAGGAACGTGAGCCCCGTGCCCACGGAGAACGTCGCATTCGTGCCGCCCAGCCAGGCCCACGTCACTGGCCGCTCCCAGCCCACGTCCGCGCGCGCCACCAGCGGCGCGAAGTAGGGGAGCAGCGTGTCCGTCGCCGTCACGTATGCGTGCGCCACCGTGGCACTCAGCGCCGTGACGAGGCCGCGCACCGGCCTCGCCTGCACCGCCGCGGAGACGCCCGAGCGCAGCGTCTCGCCCGTGTACACGGTGCTGCCCACCGCGTGGTCGAAGAAGAAGTCGTTGGCCACCTGCGAGCCGAAGAGGCTGACCTGCGCGGCCCAGTGCTCGCCGTCGCGGCGCGCGCCCAGTTCCGCGCCCTTCACGGAGACGAACGGGGTTCGCTCTCCTTCCGCCAGGCTCCGTGCCTGCGGGGAGCGGAAGCCGTCACCGTAGCTGGCGAAGAGGCGCCACGTGTCCGGGTCGTCCCCGAGGGCGTACTCCACGCCCGCCTTCGCGCCCAGGTGCATGCCGAAGGCGCTGCGAGCGTAGCCGCGCCCGTCGTAGAAGCGCGGGTCGCTGAAGGCGAGCGCGTCGAAGACCTCCACGCCCAGCGCGTCGGCGCGTCCGCCCAGGCGCAGCGCCCAGTGGCCCAGGGCCATGCGCGCCTCCGCCCAGCCCCACACGTCCGTCTGGGTGATGCGCGCGTCCACCTCGTCCGAGAAGAAGGTGCCGTCCGACTCACGGTAACGCCGTTGCGTCTGCTCCACGCCGTCGCGCCGGGCTCCGAGGCCCAGCTCGAGCGCGACGGGGCGGCCGAACGCCGTCACGTTGCGGCGGTGCTCGGCGCGCGCGCCCAGGGTGGTGCCGTCGTTCGTCTGCTCCAGCCCGTCTCCGCGGTCGTCCACGCGGTAGCCGGTGAAGTTGTTGCGCAGCCGCACGTCCGAGAGGATTCCGAAGACCTCCAGCTTCGTGCGCCCCTTGCCCGTGCGCGGCAGCTCGAAGCCCAGCAGGAGCTGATGCCGCGTCACGGTGCCGCCCTGCCTCGTGGTGGAGGGCGAGAAGAAGGTGCTGCGGCCCGCGAGCAGGTCGTCCTCGCGCACCACACCCGGCGAGTCGAAGCGCGTGACGTAGCTGCCACCGAGCGCCCTCACCATGAGCCCGTCACCCAGCTTCGTCGTCGCCTGCGCGAGGAGGGACGCGCGCCCGTAGCCGCGCTGCGCGCCGTAGCCGTTGCCCTCGCCCAGCTCCACCGCGGCGAAGGTGCCCTCGTCGTCTCCCGGGCGCACGGTGACGACGAGCCTCCGCTGGCCGTACTGCCCCAGCGTGCCCGCGAGGTGGACGCCGGGCTCCTCGACGCCCAGGTCCATGCGCACCGTGCCGGCGACGGCGAAGTCTCCCTGTGAAGCGCGGTAGGAGCCCTCCGTGACTTCGAGCGCGCGGACGACCTCGGGGATGACGAAGTTGGTGTCCGCGTAGCCGAGCGCGTGGATGTGGCTCACCTCGTTCACCGGCAGGCCGCCCACGTCCAACTCCACGTCCTGGCCGTGCAGTGCATCGAAGCCGCGCAGGAAGAGCTGGTGCGCCTTGCCCTCTCCGCTGTGCTGAGAGGCCACGAGGCCCGGCACCGCGCGGAGCAGGTCCACGGCGCTCGTCCTGGGCGCCGCGTCCAGGATGTCCCGGCCGAGCGTCACTTCGGAGGCGCTCTGCGTGGGACGGGTGCCTCGCACCACCGTGGAGGGGGCCTCCGGGGACTTCGCGGTGGAGGACTGCGGCGGAGGCTCGGAGCCCGCGGGTGGCGGCTCCGAGGGCGTTGGCCCGCTGTTGTCGGAAGCCCCGGTGTCAGCCGCCTGCACGCCCACGGGGGGCTCGGCCCCGGGTCGCTCCGCCGGAGGCGGGGCCTCGGAGGCACGTCCTCCCTCCGGGGGAACGACAGGGGACACGGCGAGGACACACGCCGACAACGCGGTAACGAAGAGCACGGGCACGCAATGACAGACAGCGGCGCAAAGACACGTCCCGGGGACTCACGCGCCCGTGGACACACCACGGGGCACGCGTCTCCCCGGTGGACGGCTCCACCGGCAGGACGGATACACGGCACGGACGAAGGCACAGGCCCGCAGGCGCCGCTTCGACCGCGCGACACCTACGCTCCTGGATGCACTTTGGATGTCTGGCCCCGCGCGACTACGGGCCCTGCGGCATCGCCGTCAGGCGCGGCGCCGAGCCCGGTGCTCGCGACGGCCCTCGCGAGACTTCCGCGAACCACGACACCCCCCGGACGCGCGGCGCTTCCACCACCGTCCAGGAGGCCGCCAGCGCGTGCAGGTGCTCCACCGCGCCCGCCGCGTGCTGGTGCCCGCCCGGCCCATGGCCCTTGCCCGGTGCCCGGTCCTCCGGCACGTCCCGCTTCGGGCCGTGCGAGTGCGCCCGCTCACCCGAGCCATGCACGTGGACGTGCGGCCGGCCGCCACCGCCACCGTGCCCCACCACCGCGTGCACCACCGGCGCGACGGCGAGCCCGTACACCAGGACCATCAGTCCCAGGCACGCCAGGTCTCGTCGGTCATGACGGTTCAGCACGGGGCTCGGGCGGGGAGGGAAGGGGTGGGGCGGCCGCCTCCTAGCCGTCTTCCCCAGGACACGCAAGGCCGCCTCCCCCGTGAGCTGACCCTTCTTCAACACCCGCAAGCCCTCGCGAGCCATACGCGGTGTATCACTCTTGACGCGGCGCATTGAATTCCACTGCCGTGTCGGTGCCGTGGCATTAAACTCTCTCCGTGCGTTCCGAATCCGCCGCGCTCCTCGAACCTTCATCCGAGGCCGAAGTCCCTTCGCCTCCGCCCCGCGCGGACCGCCTGCGCGCCCTGGGCACGCAGGAGTTCGACCTCCTCATCATCGGCGGAGGCGTCACCGGCTCCGGCTCGGCTCGCGACGCCGCGCTGCGCGGGCTCAAGGTCGCCCTCATCGAGCGCGAGGACTTCGCGAGCGGCACGTCCAGCCGCTCGTCGCGCCTCATCCACGGCGGCCTTCGCTACCTGGAGCACGGCCACCTCGGGCTCGTCTTCGAGTCCAGCATCGAGCGCCGGCGGCTGCTCCAACTGGCACCGCACCTGGTGCGGCCCCTGGCCTTCATCTGGCCCGTCTACGAGGGCGCGCGTGTGCCCCGGTGGAAGCTCAACGCGGGCCTCATGCTCTACGACGCCCTGTCCCTGTTCCGGAACGTGAAGGGCTACCAGCGCCTCAGCCTGCGTCAGGTGCAGGAGATGGAGCCGGGCCTGCGCTCGGATGGACTCAAGGGCGGCGCCCGCTACTACGACGCCGCCACCGACGATGCGCGTCTCACCCTGGCCAACGCAGTGGGCGCGTCCGAGGCCGGTGCCACCGTGCTCAACCATGCCTCCGTGCGCAGCCTGGTCCTGCACGAGGGGCAGGCGCGTGGCGCCGTGGTGGTGGACCATCTCACCGGCCAGGAAGTCACCGTGCGCGCCCGCGCCATCGTCAATGCCACCGGGCCGTGGAGCGATGAAATCCGCAAGCTCGACGCTCCGGACCACAAGAGCTCCGCGGTGCGCGGCAGCAAGGGCGTCCACCTCGCCGTGCCGCGCGAGCGCCTGGGTCACCGCGACGCGCTCACGCTGCTGTCGCCCAAGGACGGGCGCGTCATGTTCGTGCTGCCCGCCGAGGGCTTCACCATCATCGGCACCACGGAGACGTCCACGCGCGCCCACCCCGCCGAGGTGCGCGCCAGCGAGGCCGACGTGGCCTACCTGCTGGAGTCCGCCAACGCCTTCTTCCCCGAGGCGCGCCTCACCCGCGAGGACGTGGTGAGCGCATGGGCCGGCATCCGGCCCCTCGTCGCCAGCGGCTACCACGGTGCCCCGTCGGACGCGGGCAGCGCGAGCCGCGAGCACGCCATCGACGTGAGCCCCTCGGGCGTGCTGGCCATCAGCGGTGGCAAGCTCACCACGTACCGGGTCATGGCCCGCGACGTGGTGGACGCGGTGGAGCGCCACCTGGGCCAGGCCCGCCGCAAGTCGCCCACCGAGACGCTGCCCCTGCCCGGCGGAGACATCCCCAGCATGGACGCGGAGTTCGCCGCCGCTCGCGCGGAGGTGGGCGACGACGCCACCGCCGTGCACCTGGTGCGCGCCTACGGCAGCCGCTGGCGCCGCGTGTGGGCCCTCACCCGCGAGGAGCCCGCGCTGGCCCGGCCTCTCGCCGAGGGGCTGCCCTACCGCGCCGCCGAGGCCGCGTGGGGCGTTACCCATGAGCTCGCGCATACCTTGTCCGACCTGCTCGTCCGCCGTCTCAAGGTCGCCTTCGAGACGCGAGACCTGGGCCGTGCCGCCGCCCGCGTGGCCGCCGAGGTGATGGCGCCGCGCCTGGGCTGGGATGCCGCCGAGACGCAGCGTCAGCTCGCCACGTACGACGCTGACGCGCTGCGCATCTTCGGAGTGGACAGCGCGGACGCCTGAAGTCCTCCGTCCGGGGGCTACAACGTCCGCCGCTCCACGCATGCGCGGCAGAAGCCGTCAAACGCCCGTTGTCCGGCGGACAAGCACCCGAGCGGACGGCCGTCATGCGTGCTTAACTTGCGCGCCGGGAACGGGACAGGCTGTCCTCTCGTCTCATCCGGCCCCGGTTGAGTGCCGGAAAGGGAAGCCGCACACCACCCGCTGGCCGGGGCGTGTAAGGAGAACGACATGAAGCGTTGGGTCTGGCTGGGTCTGGTCGGAGGACTGGTGGCCTGTACAGAGAAGCCGCCGCCGTCCCAGGTGGAGCCCCAGGTCTGTCCGGGCACCGAACAGGAGTCGCTGCCGAACCCGGCCCAGGCCCAGGCGCTGAAGGTGGAGGA contains these protein-coding regions:
- a CDS encoding tetratricopeptide repeat protein, which produces MRSILVVCGVALLIHLIPLFLPRNMPEQELAIARAATSAEERVQFLMPLRQHPKATPAELREAAELLLDGAPAEAHELAQEAERRDPSALETQLLLARICDVERMERCVSTSLERAAQVAPKDARPDLLRADFQEQDGDVAGAAESLRQAYGKAPGDAVIGLRYVRLLSASKHGDEAMSVLKELAGQLPRGRLLVEQGRVWTREGRDADAVKLFRKAVEEDPRLGIGYFELGLALYRQGNTEAAEESLRQADRLDLSDPKALAALCAMQLEQRRINDARLTRMDLERRFSGRTELIRQSCSIP
- a CDS encoding TonB-dependent receptor domain-containing protein yields the protein MLFVTALSACVLAVSPVVPPEGGRASEAPPPAERPGAEPPVGVQAADTGASDNSGPTPSEPPPAGSEPPPQSSTAKSPEAPSTVVRGTRPTQSASEVTLGRDILDAAPRTSAVDLLRAVPGLVASQHSGEGKAHQLFLRGFDALHGQDVELDVGGLPVNEVSHIHALGYADTNFVIPEVVRALEVTEGSYRASQGDFAVAGTVRMDLGVEEPGVHLAGTLGQYGQRRLVVTVRPGDDEGTFAAVELGEGNGYGAQRGYGRASLLAQATTKLGDGLMVRALGGSYVTRFDSPGVVREDDLLAGRSTFFSPSTTRQGGTVTRHQLLLGFELPRTGKGRTKLEVFGILSDVRLRNNFTGYRVDDRGDGLEQTNDGTTLGARAEHRRNVTAFGRPVALELGLGARRDGVEQTQRRYRESDGTFFSDEVDARITQTDVWGWAEARMALGHWALRLGGRADALGVEVFDALAFSDPRFYDGRGYARSAFGMHLGAKAGVEYALGDDPDTWRLFASYGDGFRSPQARSLAEGERTPFVSVKGAELGARRDGEHWAAQVSLFGSQVANDFFFDHAVGSTVYTGETLRSGVSAAVQARPVRGLVTALSATVAHAYVTATDTLLPYFAPLVARADVGWERPVTWAWLGGTNATFSVGTGLTFLGPRPLPFDERSRTVFLADAYTAVRRGELGLRLEVKNLLDARWRDGEFVYSSRFAPESVPSLVPARHFTAGSPRMASLTLEVHL
- the glpD gene encoding glycerol-3-phosphate dehydrogenase → MRSESAALLEPSSEAEVPSPPPRADRLRALGTQEFDLLIIGGGVTGSGSARDAALRGLKVALIEREDFASGTSSRSSRLIHGGLRYLEHGHLGLVFESSIERRRLLQLAPHLVRPLAFIWPVYEGARVPRWKLNAGLMLYDALSLFRNVKGYQRLSLRQVQEMEPGLRSDGLKGGARYYDAATDDARLTLANAVGASEAGATVLNHASVRSLVLHEGQARGAVVVDHLTGQEVTVRARAIVNATGPWSDEIRKLDAPDHKSSAVRGSKGVHLAVPRERLGHRDALTLLSPKDGRVMFVLPAEGFTIIGTTETSTRAHPAEVRASEADVAYLLESANAFFPEARLTREDVVSAWAGIRPLVASGYHGAPSDAGSASREHAIDVSPSGVLAISGGKLTTYRVMARDVVDAVERHLGQARRKSPTETLPLPGGDIPSMDAEFAAARAEVGDDATAVHLVRAYGSRWRRVWALTREEPALARPLAEGLPYRAAEAAWGVTHELAHTLSDLLVRRLKVAFETRDLGRAAARVAAEVMAPRLGWDAAETQRQLATYDADALRIFGVDSADA